AACGGACCGGAAACCGGAAGTTGAGTTATACTGACTCCAATCTTCGTATCAAGGAAAAGAATGCAGTTAATTAAGCTCTGAAAGAAAGCGCTGCCAAAAAGGGATCATGCGCCATGGTTATGATGCACCATGGCCTATCTTCCCACAACTCCAACTGAGAACAATTCAAGGAGTGAAGCAATTTGAGGAAATTATATGCAGTTTTATCAATTTGTGGTGGTATAGTATTGTGGTGGATTTTATCAATCATACCACAATTTATGAAAATTTTACCAGGTCCTCCTGCAGTAATCACAGCGTTCATTAAAGGGATACAAGGAACCTTATTTACGGATATTGGCGTAAGTCTCATGAGAGTTGCAATTGGTTTTGTTTTGGCGTTCATTATTGCAGTCCCGGTGGGTTTCTTGATGGGGTGGTATCGGTGGGCGCAAGGCATATTTGAACCGTGGATTCAGTTTTTTAGAACAATCCCTCCGATCGCCTTGATACCCATGGTGGTTATTGTACTTGGCATTGGTGAATCTGCAAAAATTTTTGTCATTTGGGCTGCCGCATTTTTAACTATTGTAATCAGTGTCTATCAGGGAGTTAAGAATGTTGATATCACGCTTTTGAAAGCGGCTAAAGTACTGGGAGCGAATGATTGGGATTTATTTTTTGATGTAGTAATCCCGGCGTCCTTTCCTTATATCCTTGTTGGTGTACGAATTGGGCTCGCAAGTGCATGGAGTACCCTCGTAGCAGCGGAACTTATTGCCAGTCAACATGGACTTGGCAGCATGATTGAACAGGCGGGTCTATATTATCAAGTTTCTATTATTATTTTGGGTATTTTATTGATTGGCGTAATAGGCTTTCTTATGGATAGGGGTGTACTTTGGATGGAAAGGAGGTTGACTGGATGGCAAGAGAAAGTATCGTAAAATTGTTGGAAGGAAGGCAAAGCGTGACTCAAAAACTGCTAATTGAAGTGTCTAATATAAGTAAAACATTTCAGACGAAATCGGGTCCGAACTGTGTCCTGGACAAGGTAAATTTGAATATTTACGAAGGTGATTTTATATGTGTTGTTGGACCTTCCGGATGTGGAAAGACCACACTTTTAAACATTTTGGGAGGATTAACTCAGACGGATGAAGGCATTGCAACACATAGAGGGGTACCAATTGCAGGCCCTAGCCCTGATCGAGGTGTCATTTTTCAGCAGTATGCGTTGTTCCCTTGGAAAACTGTGATTGAGAATGTCGCTTTTGGTTTAAAGCTAAAAAAAATACGGAAGAAAGAACGACATGAGCGTGCGCTTCACTATCTTGATTTAGTAGGCCTTACCAAATTCAAAAATGCTTATCCTAAGGAACTTTCCGGTGGTATGAAGCAGCGCGTAGCAATCGCTCGGGCATATGCAACAGACCCCGAGATTTTATTGATGGATGAGCCATTCGGGGCACTTGATGCACAAACAAGAGGACAGTTACAAGAGGAGTTGCTGAAAACCTGGGAAAAAGAGAAAAAGACTATATTTTTCATTACACATGACGTTGAAGAGGCAGTAATATTAGCAAACAGAGTTATTATGATGAAAGCAAATCCTGGTGGGATAAAGCATGAATTGAAAATCGACTTGCCTTACCCAAGAAGTCAGGAAACAAAGTTGCTAGACAATTTTACTAAACTAAAGAATGAGGTTTGGCTTCAAGTCTACCATCATGCATGAGATAATTAAGGGGGTATTTACATTGAAAAAAATAGTTTCGTTGTCAGTTTTATCATCATTAGTAATTTTTTCTTTATCCGGGTGCGGGAGCTCTTCAACTGGGTCTGCAAATGTAGCAAACAATTCTAACAGTTCATCCTCCGGGTCTAATAAATTGCCGGTTGTACGTGTAGCATATATGCCGGACATTCACGGTGCGGCACCTATCATTATCGGTCAAAAAGAAGGGTTTTTTAAAAAAGAAGGTCTAGATGTAAAACCAGTTAAGTTTACCAGTGGTCCTCCAGAGGTTGATGCAATGGCAGCTGGCCAAATTGATATGGCCTATCTTGGACCAGGTGCCATTTTCCTGGCAGCGAAAGGAAAAACGAATATTATAGCTGTGGATAGTTTGAACGTTGGGGATATGATACTCGCAAACCCAAAATCAGGTATTAAAACATTGGCAGATTTGAAAGGGCATACAATTGGTGTGCCAAAGGGAACATCGGGTGAAATGATTTTAGATTTGGCTCTCAAAAAAGCTGGATTAACGAATTCTGATGTTAAAGTAGTAAATATGGATGTATCCAGCGCAGTAAGTGGATTTGTCGCCGGTCATGTTGATGCGGTTGCCATCTGGAATCCATATACCTCACAAATTGAAAAACAGGTTCCAGGTACAATAAAACTGGCAGATGATAAAGATTTTATGCCAGAATATACATTTCCACAGATTTGGACAGCAAATCCTGAATTTGAAAAGAACCACAAAGATGTAGTTCAGAAATTTGTGAATGCACTTGCACAAGCAAGCGATTGGCGTATGCAGCATATTCAACAAGCCGTCAAGATGACTGCTGACTTTGTGAATGCACCGGCTGATGCGTTGCAATCACAGTCGGATACTACCCAATGGCTAAGTTCTGCAGATATTAAGAAAGACTTTGCTGACGGTTCAGTCGGTAAGTGGTGTGAAAACCTTGAAAAATTATTTATACAAACCGGTAAGCTTGATAGTGTTGTACCATCTAAGAACTTTGTACACAGTGAATTTTATCAAAATCTTCATTGAAAAAAATTTCCGGAAGCACGAGAATGGCTGACTCGTGCTTCTCAATTCTAATCATATAAAAGTTATGTTTCAAAAATCGATTTTCATCATTAGATCTTTTGGGGATCTTTTACTGAATCATGGACCAATTTCTTGACAGAGTGTATTTGGGTAGGAGTTAAAGCAATCAGATTATTTTTTTAGTAT
Above is a window of Fodinisporobacter ferrooxydans DNA encoding:
- a CDS encoding aliphatic sulfonate ABC transporter substrate-binding protein, yielding MKKIVSLSVLSSLVIFSLSGCGSSSTGSANVANNSNSSSSGSNKLPVVRVAYMPDIHGAAPIIIGQKEGFFKKEGLDVKPVKFTSGPPEVDAMAAGQIDMAYLGPGAIFLAAKGKTNIIAVDSLNVGDMILANPKSGIKTLADLKGHTIGVPKGTSGEMILDLALKKAGLTNSDVKVVNMDVSSAVSGFVAGHVDAVAIWNPYTSQIEKQVPGTIKLADDKDFMPEYTFPQIWTANPEFEKNHKDVVQKFVNALAQASDWRMQHIQQAVKMTADFVNAPADALQSQSDTTQWLSSADIKKDFADGSVGKWCENLEKLFIQTGKLDSVVPSKNFVHSEFYQNLH
- a CDS encoding ABC transporter permease — translated: MWWILSIIPQFMKILPGPPAVITAFIKGIQGTLFTDIGVSLMRVAIGFVLAFIIAVPVGFLMGWYRWAQGIFEPWIQFFRTIPPIALIPMVVIVLGIGESAKIFVIWAAAFLTIVISVYQGVKNVDITLLKAAKVLGANDWDLFFDVVIPASFPYILVGVRIGLASAWSTLVAAELIASQHGLGSMIEQAGLYYQVSIIILGILLIGVIGFLMDRGVLWMERRLTGWQEKVS
- a CDS encoding ABC transporter ATP-binding protein translates to MARESIVKLLEGRQSVTQKLLIEVSNISKTFQTKSGPNCVLDKVNLNIYEGDFICVVGPSGCGKTTLLNILGGLTQTDEGIATHRGVPIAGPSPDRGVIFQQYALFPWKTVIENVAFGLKLKKIRKKERHERALHYLDLVGLTKFKNAYPKELSGGMKQRVAIARAYATDPEILLMDEPFGALDAQTRGQLQEELLKTWEKEKKTIFFITHDVEEAVILANRVIMMKANPGGIKHELKIDLPYPRSQETKLLDNFTKLKNEVWLQVYHHA